The Sphingomonas sanxanigenens DSM 19645 = NX02 genome includes a region encoding these proteins:
- a CDS encoding DNA-binding response regulator, with translation MPADPHPRETVLVVDDTPETLRFLTDTIDRAGMTALIATNGENAVELLDHITPGLILMDAVMPGMGGFETTRAIKRNAAWAHIPVIFMTGLTESEHVVEALDAGGVDYVRKPIVVEELLARVRVHLANARISHGSQIALDATGRHLIAVDGAGRQRWCTPQAERELTQIDPLWSRERAAPPEAIMPALLRLLADPSAGSSKVDVGDATIELVLVTRARHDEILIRLNVMRQGADVQRLQDRYALTLREAEVLLWISYGKPNRVISEILGISPRTVNKHLEQIFEKLGVETRAAAAAFAVRTISN, from the coding sequence ATGCCCGCTGACCCGCATCCGCGCGAAACCGTGCTCGTGGTGGACGACACGCCCGAAACGCTGCGCTTCCTGACCGACACGATCGACCGCGCCGGCATGACCGCGCTGATCGCCACCAATGGCGAGAATGCGGTGGAACTGCTCGATCATATCACCCCGGGGCTGATCCTGATGGACGCGGTGATGCCCGGCATGGGCGGGTTCGAAACAACGCGCGCGATCAAGCGCAACGCCGCCTGGGCGCATATCCCGGTGATCTTCATGACCGGGCTGACCGAGAGCGAGCATGTCGTCGAGGCGCTGGATGCGGGCGGCGTCGATTATGTGCGCAAGCCGATCGTGGTCGAGGAATTGCTGGCGCGGGTGCGCGTCCACCTCGCCAACGCCCGCATCAGCCATGGCAGCCAGATCGCGCTCGACGCCACCGGCCGCCACCTGATCGCGGTCGACGGCGCGGGCCGCCAGCGCTGGTGCACCCCCCAGGCCGAGCGCGAGCTGACGCAGATCGACCCGCTCTGGTCGCGTGAGCGCGCCGCCCCGCCCGAGGCGATCATGCCCGCCTTGCTGCGGCTGCTCGCCGATCCGTCCGCGGGCAGCAGCAAGGTCGACGTCGGCGACGCGACGATCGAACTCGTGCTCGTCACCCGCGCGCGCCACGACGAGATCCTCATCCGCCTCAACGTGATGCGCCAGGGCGCCGACGTGCAGCGCCTGCAGGATCGCTACGCGCTCACCCTGCGCGAGGCGGAGGTGCTGCTGTGGATCAGCTATGGCAAGCCCAACCGCGTGATCAGCGAGATATTGGGCATCAGCCCGCGCACCGTGAACAAGCATCTCGAACAGATCTTCGAGAAGCTCGGCGTCGAGACCCGCGCGGCGGCGGCGGCGTTCGCGGTGCGGACGATCTCCAACTGA
- a CDS encoding hybrid sensor histidine kinase/response regulator, with protein MKQPAYIYREKRLYNKWAASQTLEDYALRYTADHARKWSAAKVANTAIGASAFLACEAIGAAITLTYGFSNSVAAILAAVVLMFAIGFPIAYHSARHGLDIDLLTRGAGFGYLGSTITSLIYASFTFLLFSVEASIMAVALRAMFGVPMSLAYLLSSVVVIPIAIWGMSAITRFQTVTQPIWVVLQLLPIVYILALGRPALDEWSRFTGLFGAADGGVSLLHFGLAFSTLLSLLPQIGEQADYLRFLPPRARTGGTRWWLALIAGGPGWTLIGGVKLLLGSFLADYALRHGIAAADAASPTDLFLTIFTAMTSHSGLALVVTGVFIITCQLKINVTNAYAGSIAWSNFFARLTHSHPGRVVWLIFNVVLALLLMEIGIIDAIEGVLIFYANVAAGWIGALAADLTVSKPLGLSPRGIEFKRAHLYDINPVGVGAMLLSIAASTVSLLGVLGPLPQAFAPAIGIAVAFVAAPAIALATRSRYYLARQSALPARAGAQRCVICENDFEPSDMAHCPVYAAPICSLCCTLEARCHDRCKEGSRATQQIAGWLEKLMPRRVARHVHTPVGHFVAVLGFITACNAAVLGLIHWQYVGRAPGADLHVGPVLLGVFLVFTLLAGVVAWIIVLAHESRRGAMRETAHHVQMLVEEIAAHDVTDQQLEKARQAAEAANAAKSRYLVSVSHEIRSPLNSIYGYAQLLERGSDVAPVEAAKVIRRSAEHLTNLVEGLLDISQVESGVLRINRDTVRLPAFLDQITNMFRPQAQAKGIGFVYDRPERLPEFVHTDQKRLRQILINLLSNAIKFTEQGQVIFRVTYRSQLATIEIVDTGIGIEADDLQRIFAPFERGRSRTALRQQGVGLGLSITNALIQILGGEIRVTSEPGKGTCFTVRLMLSQAAGSTAANADAPHSEAITGYAGPRRSILLIDDDPTQISVLRNLLEPIGFAIDAALDGEAGIARAAMARPDLVLLDISMPGLSGWEAARLLRQAHGPAIRIVMVSADAHEYRRGGDGRDSHDMFLLKPVELNSLLDLIADQLDLQWLAASDDQHAAPPPDRGGGTPQTLPGEALPYLADLEQLVKIGHVRGIEGKIRELAAAVPQAAAAADEFLSCLDQFDLKRLAAAIKTRRAHAR; from the coding sequence ATGAAGCAGCCCGCCTACATCTACCGCGAGAAGCGGCTCTACAACAAATGGGCGGCCAGCCAGACGCTGGAAGACTATGCCCTGCGCTACACCGCCGACCATGCCCGCAAATGGTCCGCCGCGAAGGTCGCCAACACCGCGATCGGCGCCAGCGCCTTCCTCGCCTGCGAGGCGATCGGCGCTGCGATCACCCTGACCTACGGCTTTTCCAACAGCGTCGCGGCGATCCTCGCCGCCGTGGTGCTGATGTTCGCGATCGGCTTCCCGATCGCCTATCACTCCGCCCGCCACGGGCTGGACATCGACCTGCTGACCCGCGGCGCCGGCTTCGGCTATCTCGGCTCGACGATCACCTCGCTGATCTACGCCTCCTTCACCTTCCTGCTCTTCTCGGTCGAGGCGAGCATCATGGCGGTCGCTCTGCGGGCGATGTTCGGCGTGCCGATGTCGCTCGCCTATCTGCTGAGTTCGGTGGTGGTGATCCCGATCGCGATCTGGGGGATGAGCGCGATCACCCGCTTCCAGACCGTCACCCAGCCGATCTGGGTGGTGCTGCAGCTTCTGCCGATCGTCTATATCCTGGCGCTGGGCCGCCCCGCGCTCGACGAATGGAGCCGCTTCACCGGGCTGTTCGGCGCGGCCGACGGCGGCGTCAGCCTGCTCCATTTCGGCCTCGCTTTCTCAACCCTGCTGTCGCTGCTGCCGCAGATCGGCGAACAGGCCGATTATCTGCGCTTCCTGCCGCCCCGGGCGCGGACGGGCGGCACCCGCTGGTGGCTGGCGCTGATCGCGGGCGGGCCGGGCTGGACGTTGATCGGCGGCGTCAAGCTGCTGCTGGGATCCTTCCTCGCCGACTATGCGCTGCGCCACGGCATCGCCGCCGCGGATGCCGCCAGCCCGACCGACCTGTTCCTGACGATCTTCACCGCGATGACGAGCCATTCGGGGCTGGCGCTGGTGGTGACCGGCGTGTTCATCATCACCTGCCAGCTCAAGATCAACGTCACCAACGCCTATGCGGGCTCGATCGCCTGGTCCAACTTCTTCGCGCGGCTCACCCACAGCCATCCGGGGCGGGTCGTCTGGCTGATCTTCAACGTCGTGCTCGCGCTGCTGCTGATGGAAATCGGCATCATCGACGCGATCGAGGGCGTGCTGATCTTCTACGCCAATGTCGCCGCGGGCTGGATCGGCGCGCTGGCGGCGGACCTCACCGTCTCCAAGCCGCTCGGCCTTTCGCCCCGGGGCATCGAGTTCAAGCGCGCGCACCTCTACGACATCAACCCGGTCGGCGTCGGCGCGATGCTGCTGTCGATCGCCGCCTCCACCGTGTCGCTGCTCGGCGTGCTGGGGCCGCTGCCGCAGGCGTTCGCGCCCGCGATCGGCATCGCCGTCGCCTTCGTCGCCGCGCCGGCGATCGCGCTGGCGACGCGCAGCCGCTATTATCTCGCGCGCCAGTCCGCGCTGCCGGCGCGCGCCGGGGCGCAGCGCTGCGTGATCTGCGAGAATGACTTCGAACCGTCGGACATGGCGCATTGCCCGGTCTACGCCGCGCCGATCTGCTCGCTGTGCTGCACGCTCGAGGCGCGCTGTCACGATCGCTGCAAGGAGGGCAGCCGCGCCACCCAGCAGATCGCAGGCTGGCTCGAAAAGCTGATGCCGCGCCGGGTCGCGCGCCACGTCCACACCCCGGTCGGCCATTTCGTCGCGGTGCTGGGCTTCATCACCGCGTGCAACGCGGCGGTGCTCGGGCTGATCCATTGGCAATATGTCGGCCGCGCGCCGGGCGCCGACCTCCATGTCGGGCCGGTCCTGCTCGGCGTCTTCCTCGTCTTCACCTTGCTCGCCGGGGTCGTCGCCTGGATCATCGTGCTTGCCCATGAAAGCCGGCGCGGCGCGATGCGCGAAACCGCGCATCATGTGCAGATGCTGGTGGAAGAGATCGCCGCGCACGACGTGACCGACCAGCAGCTCGAAAAGGCGCGGCAGGCGGCGGAGGCGGCCAATGCCGCCAAGAGCCGCTATCTCGTCAGCGTCAGCCACGAGATCCGATCGCCGCTCAATTCGATCTACGGCTATGCGCAGTTGCTGGAGCGCGGCAGCGACGTGGCGCCGGTCGAGGCCGCGAAGGTGATCCGCCGCAGCGCGGAGCATCTCACCAACCTCGTCGAGGGGCTGCTGGACATCTCGCAGGTCGAAAGCGGCGTGCTCAGGATCAACCGCGATACGGTGCGGCTGCCCGCCTTCCTCGACCAGATTACCAACATGTTCCGCCCGCAGGCGCAGGCCAAGGGCATCGGCTTCGTCTATGACCGGCCCGAGCGGCTCCCCGAATTCGTCCACACCGACCAGAAGCGGCTGCGGCAGATCCTGATCAACCTGCTTTCAAACGCGATCAAGTTCACCGAGCAGGGCCAGGTGATCTTCCGCGTGACCTATCGCAGCCAGCTCGCGACGATCGAGATCGTCGACACCGGGATCGGCATCGAGGCGGACGATCTCCAGCGCATCTTCGCCCCCTTCGAGCGCGGCCGCAGCCGCACCGCCTTGCGCCAGCAGGGCGTGGGGCTGGGCCTGTCGATCACCAACGCGCTGATCCAGATCCTGGGGGGCGAGATCAGGGTGACGAGCGAGCCCGGCAAGGGCACCTGCTTCACCGTCCGGCTGATGCTGTCGCAGGCGGCGGGCAGCACCGCCGCCAATGCCGATGCGCCGCACAGCGAGGCGATCACCGGCTATGCCGGCCCGCGCCGCTCGATCCTGCTGATCGACGATGATCCGACGCAGATCTCGGTGCTGCGCAACCTGCTGGAGCCGATCGGCTTCGCCATCGACGCCGCGCTGGACGGCGAGGCCGGCATCGCCCGCGCCGCGATGGCGCGGCCGGACCTGGTGCTGCTCGACATCAGCATGCCGGGCCTTTCGGGGTGGGAAGCGGCACGGCTGCTGCGGCAGGCGCATGGCCCCGCGATCCGCATCGTCATGGTCTCCGCGGACGCGCATGAGTATCGCCGCGGCGGCGACGGCCGCGACAGCCATGACATGTTCCTGCTGAAGCCGGTGGAGCTCAACAGTCTGCTCGACCTGATCGCCGACCAGCTCGACCTGCAATGGCTCGCCGCCTCCGACGACCAGCATGCCGCGCCCCCGCCCGACCGTGGCGGTGGCACGCCGCAGACGCTGCCGGGCGAGGCCCTGCCCTATCTCGCCGACCTCGAACAGCTGGTGAAGATCGGCCACGTCCGCGGCATCGAGGGCAAGATCCGGGAGCTGGCGGCGGCGGTGCCGCAGGCGGCCGCCGCGGCCGACGAATTCCTCTCCTGCCTCGACCAGTTCGACCTCAAGCGACTGGCGGCGGCCATCAAGACGAGACGCGCCCATGCCCGCTGA
- the ureG gene encoding urease accessory protein UreG → MTQPAFAPQPTGPLRVGIGGPVGSGKTALTDRLCKAMRDHYDVAAITNDIYTREDAEFLTRSGALAPERIMGVETGGCPHTAIREDASINLAAVDQMVGRFPGLELIFIESGGDNLAATFSPELADITLYVIDVSAGDKIPRKGGPGITRSDLLVINKIDLAPLVGASLEVMDRDARRMRGSRPFLFTNLKDNVGLDEIVAFIVSAGGLAREPAG, encoded by the coding sequence ATGACCCAGCCCGCCTTCGCGCCCCAGCCCACCGGTCCGTTGCGCGTCGGCATCGGCGGCCCGGTGGGATCGGGCAAGACCGCGCTGACCGACCGGCTCTGCAAGGCGATGCGCGATCATTACGATGTCGCGGCGATCACCAACGACATCTACACGCGCGAGGATGCGGAGTTCCTGACGCGCTCGGGCGCGCTCGCGCCGGAACGGATCATGGGCGTGGAGACCGGCGGCTGCCCGCACACCGCGATCCGCGAGGATGCCAGCATCAACCTCGCCGCGGTCGACCAGATGGTCGGGCGTTTTCCGGGGCTCGAACTGATCTTCATCGAAAGCGGCGGCGACAATCTGGCGGCGACCTTCAGCCCCGAGCTGGCCGACATCACCCTCTACGTCATCGACGTTTCCGCCGGCGACAAGATCCCGCGCAAGGGCGGCCCCGGCATCACCCGGTCCGACCTGCTGGTGATCAACAAGATCGACCTCGCACCGCTGGTCGGCGCCAGCCTCGAGGTGATGGATCGCGACGCCCGCAGGATGCGCGGCAGCCGTCCCTTCCTGTTCACCAACCTCAAGGACAATGTCGGGCTGGACGAGATCGTCGCCTTCATCGTCTCCGCTGGCGGGCTGGCGCGCGAACCGGCCGGATGA
- a CDS encoding urease accessory protein UreF, with amino-acid sequence MTITTMIMRTIMIMITIIIIIMLTDVAFHRLLAWTSPAYPVGAFTYSHGLETAVDDGRVTDLDTLADYVDAVLTRGGGWADAVLFAHGWRAAGDAGRFDAVAELAAAFRASGETALESHQQGRSFLTVTRRAWPHPALDDFARRNGDRPIAHAAALALATAAHGVPLAAALNAYLHGTAANLISAGVRLVPLGQTDGQIATARLAGRIEAIAERAMATPLDDLGTAAPLLELASLHHETLYTRLFRS; translated from the coding sequence ATGACCATCACGACCATGATCATGCGCACGATCATGATCATGATCACCATCATCATCATCATCATGCTCACTGACGTCGCCTTCCACCGCCTGCTTGCCTGGACGTCGCCCGCCTATCCGGTCGGCGCCTTCACCTACAGCCATGGGCTGGAAACGGCGGTGGACGATGGGCGCGTCACCGACCTCGATACGCTGGCCGACTATGTCGATGCGGTGCTGACGCGCGGCGGCGGCTGGGCGGATGCGGTGCTGTTCGCGCATGGCTGGCGCGCGGCGGGCGATGCCGGGCGGTTCGACGCGGTTGCCGAGCTCGCCGCGGCGTTCCGCGCAAGCGGCGAGACCGCGCTGGAGAGCCATCAGCAGGGCCGCTCCTTCCTCACCGTCACCCGCCGCGCCTGGCCGCATCCCGCGCTCGACGATTTCGCGCGGCGCAACGGCGACCGGCCGATCGCGCATGCCGCGGCGCTCGCGCTGGCGACGGCGGCGCATGGCGTGCCGCTGGCGGCCGCGCTCAACGCCTATCTGCACGGCACCGCAGCCAACCTCATCTCCGCCGGCGTGCGGCTGGTGCCGCTCGGCCAGACCGATGGCCAGATCGCGACCGCGCGCCTCGCCGGCCGGATCGAGGCGATCGCCGAACGCGCGATGGCCACCCCGCTCGACGATCTCGGCACCGCGGCGCCCTTGCTCGAACTCGCCTCGCTCCACCACGAAACGCTCTACACAAGGCTCTTCCGGTCATGA